One genomic region from Spirosoma sp. KCTC 42546 encodes:
- the mutY gene encoding A/G-specific adenine glycosylase, producing MNWLSDLNKIETTFAPILEQWYSVHKRDLPWRHTRDPYRIWLSEVILQQTRVAQGKPYYERFVETYSTVADLANADERELLRLWQGLGYYSRARNLHQTARYVTLQLEGKFPSTYHDLLKMKGIGAYTAAAIASFAFGERVSVVDGNVYRVLARVFGIKEDITTTNAKKTFATLATRLIQSANDPATYNQAIMEFGAIHCTPVSPDCLLCPLQQGCVAYLTGQQHRLPVKSKKAPVRERYFTYLVFRHNGKLALRERMARDVWQNLHDFYLVETEVSKDALQDLPLPELIDSLLQLGVVASLPIESVQLLSHQRIRAKFYLIDLPEEAISRLPTDLHWYTPEEISHLPKPVLITNYLENLFG from the coding sequence TTGAATTGGCTATCAGACCTTAACAAAATCGAAACCACATTTGCCCCTATTCTGGAGCAGTGGTATTCGGTTCATAAACGTGACTTACCGTGGCGCCATACCCGCGATCCGTATCGTATCTGGCTGTCGGAAGTCATTCTTCAGCAAACTCGTGTGGCGCAGGGTAAACCCTATTACGAACGCTTTGTAGAGACCTATTCAACCGTTGCTGATCTGGCTAATGCCGACGAGCGAGAGCTGCTTCGGCTTTGGCAGGGACTGGGCTATTACTCCCGAGCCCGAAACCTACACCAGACTGCTCGTTATGTAACTCTTCAATTAGAGGGTAAGTTCCCATCTACCTACCATGACCTGCTGAAAATGAAGGGAATAGGCGCTTATACAGCAGCGGCCATTGCTTCATTTGCCTTTGGAGAGCGTGTTTCGGTGGTAGATGGAAATGTATATCGAGTGCTGGCGCGTGTGTTTGGTATTAAAGAAGACATCACGACTACGAATGCAAAAAAAACGTTTGCCACTTTAGCAACGCGCTTGATTCAGTCGGCCAATGATCCGGCTACCTATAATCAGGCTATTATGGAGTTCGGGGCCATTCACTGTACACCTGTTTCGCCCGACTGTCTGTTGTGCCCCCTTCAGCAAGGGTGTGTTGCCTATTTAACAGGACAACAGCATCGATTACCCGTTAAATCAAAAAAAGCACCCGTGCGCGAACGCTACTTTACTTACTTGGTTTTTCGACACAATGGCAAACTCGCACTTCGTGAACGTATGGCTCGCGATGTATGGCAAAATCTGCACGACTTTTATTTAGTTGAAACTGAAGTCTCAAAAGATGCGTTGCAGGATTTGCCGCTTCCAGAATTGATTGATAGTTTACTGCAACTAGGCGTAGTAGCTAGTTTACCAATAGAGTCTGTTCAGCTGTTATCGCACCAAAGAATTCGTGCCAAATTCTATTTGATTGACTTGCCGGAAGAGGCAATTAGTCGTTTGCCGACAGACCTACATTGGTATACACCGGAAGAAATTAGTCACCTTCCTAAGCCCGTATTGATTACAAACTATTTGGAAAATCTGTTTGGATAA
- a CDS encoding S8 family serine peptidase, with amino-acid sequence MCLIVVFLSGVNSPAWAQPSQKKQPLSWQNELIERYTKAKKRTLKLAFQNKWSLYKNYSNQRVFQLQEVDALGQPIYYSLHNVEAARGTRTLALQGGGSLPIALSGNSSAMAGRLGLWDGGRALATHQEFSGSTTNGVKITQKDNVSSTNNHTTHLAGTLVGKGVNPLAKGMAFGAQLSVWDYTDDVTELLTAAPNLLISNHAYGPVVGWVYNASRPGTDSNLKWEWWGNTAISATEDYLFGFYTTKAQDLDRIAYNNPYFLMVRSADNKRSETGPPTGTAYFLKNTNTQSTVARSRNDAYDVVPAEATAKNVLTIGAADVTYDSQNQPVLVGSTSFSGWGPTDDGRIKPDLLGIGTDVLSSIATTTTDYSTYSGTSMASANVSGSLFLLQELYARQRASGLPASGQFMRAATLKGLAIHTADRPTPAIGPDYRQGWGLLNTEAAARLLLNEELAHLVLEQSLTPGGIYSRSIVAQGNEPLIVTLSWTDPEGTATSVVPSSVDSQTPKLVNDLDLRISDGQQTNLPFVLDPARPALPASRGDNVRDNVEQVYIANPIPGKAYTLTVSHKGKMTYSSQPYSLLVSGLHRINCQLTATTIPAKDTIICSGATLPLQAGNQSTDFHYQWLLNGTVLASAATPNYHATQAGSYTLRITDGNGCSATSPPVQVQVRTASIGITPTGNQLLCNTDTPIRLEAVSSNEATLAGATFNWLRNNSVIASANASTFNAIQPGRYQVRMTQGGCTATSTEAIVQLSSVNNLDLLPVETELNLPKGASVMLKAPIDTSYRYQWYRNDSSLPNAHEYRLSVSTEGSYKVQITQHTCVGWSTNRIVQSVALTAATSDSTSQFIIYPNPTEQTLSIRYANPLAKQVLISVLDQNGILQQPSLSIKSQNGQFEGDLPIQQLPAGIYIFRLADGFGIQTGRFVKK; translated from the coding sequence ATGTGCCTTATTGTGGTGTTTCTAAGCGGGGTAAATAGCCCCGCCTGGGCGCAGCCTAGTCAAAAAAAACAACCACTATCCTGGCAAAACGAACTTATTGAACGTTACACTAAGGCAAAAAAACGTACACTTAAGTTAGCGTTTCAGAATAAATGGTCTCTCTACAAAAACTATTCCAATCAGCGTGTATTCCAACTTCAGGAAGTCGATGCCTTAGGGCAACCAATTTATTATTCACTTCATAATGTTGAAGCAGCACGGGGCACTCGAACGCTGGCTTTACAGGGTGGTGGCTCATTGCCCATTGCCTTATCAGGCAATTCATCAGCTATGGCTGGTCGGTTGGGCTTATGGGACGGCGGCCGGGCGCTGGCCACCCATCAGGAATTTAGTGGCTCAACGACGAATGGGGTCAAAATCACGCAGAAAGATAATGTAAGTAGTACAAACAACCACACCACGCACCTGGCTGGTACCCTTGTTGGAAAAGGAGTTAATCCACTGGCAAAGGGAATGGCGTTTGGTGCGCAGTTGTCGGTATGGGATTATACCGACGATGTGACCGAGCTCCTCACTGCAGCACCAAACCTGCTCATCTCAAATCATGCCTATGGCCCGGTAGTTGGCTGGGTGTATAATGCATCACGACCCGGTACCGATTCAAATCTGAAATGGGAATGGTGGGGTAATACAGCCATTAGCGCTACAGAAGATTACCTGTTTGGCTTCTATACCACAAAAGCGCAGGATCTGGACCGAATCGCGTATAATAATCCCTATTTCCTGATGGTCCGGTCGGCAGATAACAAACGTAGCGAAACCGGCCCGCCCACTGGAACAGCTTATTTCCTAAAAAATACCAACACGCAAAGTACCGTTGCCCGGAGTCGAAACGATGCTTATGATGTAGTTCCAGCAGAAGCCACAGCCAAAAACGTACTCACCATTGGTGCTGCCGATGTTACGTATGATAGCCAGAACCAGCCCGTATTAGTAGGTTCAACATCCTTTAGTGGTTGGGGACCTACCGACGATGGGCGAATAAAGCCCGATTTACTGGGAATTGGCACCGATGTTTTATCATCCATCGCAACAACTACGACTGATTACAGCACGTACAGTGGAACCTCAATGGCTTCTGCCAATGTATCAGGATCGTTGTTTTTGTTGCAGGAACTATACGCCCGTCAGCGAGCATCCGGGTTGCCAGCCAGTGGACAATTTATGCGGGCGGCTACGCTCAAAGGGCTGGCTATCCACACCGCGGATCGACCTACTCCAGCAATCGGCCCCGACTATCGGCAGGGATGGGGTTTATTAAATACCGAAGCTGCCGCCCGCCTGTTGCTTAATGAGGAGTTGGCACACCTGGTTCTTGAACAAAGCCTAACTCCTGGCGGCATCTATTCCCGATCTATTGTTGCCCAGGGCAATGAGCCTCTGATCGTTACCTTATCCTGGACTGACCCCGAAGGAACAGCAACCAGTGTCGTTCCCAGTTCAGTAGATAGTCAGACGCCAAAACTTGTCAACGATCTTGACCTACGTATCAGTGATGGTCAGCAGACAAATCTGCCGTTTGTACTTGACCCTGCTCGACCAGCTCTACCTGCCAGCCGGGGCGATAATGTACGCGACAATGTTGAACAGGTGTATATCGCTAATCCTATTCCCGGCAAAGCATATACCCTTACAGTTTCTCATAAGGGGAAAATGACCTATTCGAGCCAACCTTACTCCTTACTGGTGAGTGGCCTTCATCGAATTAACTGTCAGCTAACCGCTACAACGATTCCAGCAAAAGATACTATCATCTGTTCTGGAGCTACATTACCGTTACAAGCAGGTAATCAATCGACCGATTTTCATTACCAATGGCTGCTTAACGGAACGGTCCTGGCTAGTGCGGCTACCCCCAACTATCACGCTACACAAGCAGGTTCGTATACACTGCGAATCACAGATGGGAATGGCTGTTCGGCAACCTCGCCACCGGTACAGGTACAAGTACGCACAGCATCTATCGGAATCACACCAACGGGCAACCAATTGCTTTGTAATACAGACACCCCCATTCGTTTAGAAGCCGTTTCATCGAATGAGGCAACACTGGCGGGGGCTACCTTCAATTGGTTGCGCAACAATTCTGTTATTGCCAGTGCAAATGCTAGTACGTTCAATGCAATCCAACCAGGGCGGTATCAGGTCCGAATGACGCAGGGTGGTTGCACGGCCACCTCTACCGAAGCCATTGTCCAGCTTTCCTCCGTCAATAACCTTGATTTACTTCCAGTAGAAACAGAACTTAATCTGCCTAAAGGTGCCAGTGTAATGCTGAAAGCCCCTATTGATACGTCCTATCGTTACCAATGGTATCGGAACGACAGCTCATTACCGAATGCTCATGAATACCGCTTATCCGTATCAACAGAAGGGAGTTATAAAGTACAGATTACCCAGCATACCTGTGTAGGCTGGTCAACAAATCGGATTGTCCAGTCGGTGGCTTTGACGGCTGCTACATCTGACTCAACCAGCCAATTTATAATCTACCCGAACCCGACCGAGCAGACCCTTTCTATTCGCTATGCAAACCCATTGGCAAAACAGGTTTTGATTAGTGTGCTTGATCAGAATGGCATTTTGCAACAGCCTTCACTTTCCATAAAATCTCAAAACGGCCAGTTTGAAGGCGATTTACCGATTCAGCAACTACCAGCAGGTATCTATATCTTTCGCCTGGCAGATGGCTTTGGCATACAAACTGGCCGTTTCGTAAAAAAATAA
- a CDS encoding HU family DNA-binding protein, producing MTKADVIAEIADKTGIDKAEVTNTLETFFSVVKDSLAEGENIYVRGFGSFINKKRAKKVARNISKNTAMVIDEHFIPSFKPAKVFVEQVKTSDKAKVAAE from the coding sequence GTGACGAAAGCAGACGTAATTGCCGAGATCGCCGATAAAACCGGTATTGATAAGGCAGAAGTAACAAACACCCTGGAAACCTTCTTTTCAGTAGTTAAGGACTCATTGGCCGAGGGAGAGAACATTTATGTGAGAGGGTTCGGCAGCTTCATCAATAAGAAACGAGCTAAGAAAGTCGCCCGGAATATCTCAAAAAACACCGCTATGGTGATTGATGAGCACTTTATTCCGAGTTTCAAACCCGCCAAAGTTTTTGTTGAGCAGGTGAAAACCAGCGACAAAGCGAAGGTAGCCGCTGAATAA
- the gldE gene encoding gliding motility-associated protein GldE, with translation MDPGDPLPRQVLPAADGWGTYFDLYAPYTALILLLLTLAGLVSATEAAFFSLSPDDRNRCRESSLADEQRIASLLERPKRLLASLVIFNNLLNIAIVVIVTYLTWEVTQVSSESGWILTGMALVTTIAIVLFGEIVPKVYASQNNLIVARQTASLAQLGLAVFRPLAMMLVSLSNQVDKRIQRRGYKLSVEELSQAVELTGTNATVEEKEILKGIVNFSNLTARQVMRARLDISAVNEDLPFSELLAQINASGYSRVPVYGESLDEIEGVLYIKDLLPHIHADDSFNWQSLLRPAFFIPENKKVDDLLQDFQKRRVHMAIVVDEYGGTRGLVTLEDIIEEIFGDINDEFDDETPDGYRREDAQTVVFEGKMALTDVCRVLNVDTTTFEAAQGDSESLGGLLLELFNRLPKSGEETTYAGFVFQVLSADDKRINEVRVRKNDVVKEA, from the coding sequence ATGGATCCTGGTGACCCTCTTCCTCGACAGGTGCTTCCAGCCGCAGATGGCTGGGGCACCTATTTTGATTTATATGCCCCTTACACGGCTCTGATTTTATTGCTACTGACACTGGCTGGTTTGGTATCAGCTACCGAAGCGGCTTTCTTCTCGCTTTCTCCGGATGATCGCAACCGCTGTCGGGAAAGCAGCCTGGCCGATGAGCAGCGAATTGCTTCGCTTTTAGAGCGCCCAAAGCGGTTGCTGGCCTCATTGGTCATTTTCAATAACTTACTCAATATTGCCATTGTCGTCATCGTGACTTACCTGACCTGGGAGGTCACACAGGTATCGTCTGAATCGGGTTGGATATTGACAGGAATGGCACTAGTTACCACAATAGCCATTGTACTATTCGGCGAGATTGTACCAAAAGTATATGCCAGCCAAAATAACCTCATTGTGGCCCGTCAAACCGCGTCATTAGCACAACTGGGGCTTGCGGTATTCCGCCCATTGGCTATGATGCTGGTTAGTTTAAGTAATCAGGTAGATAAACGAATTCAGCGACGAGGCTATAAATTATCGGTGGAAGAGCTAAGTCAGGCGGTTGAGCTAACTGGTACGAATGCAACAGTTGAAGAGAAAGAAATCCTCAAAGGAATTGTCAATTTTAGTAATCTGACAGCCCGGCAAGTGATGCGGGCAAGACTGGATATATCGGCTGTAAATGAAGATTTGCCCTTTAGTGAATTACTCGCACAAATTAACGCGTCAGGGTATTCTAGAGTACCGGTTTACGGTGAGTCGCTGGATGAAATTGAGGGGGTTCTCTACATAAAAGATTTGCTACCGCATATACATGCCGATGATTCATTCAATTGGCAATCGTTGCTCCGCCCTGCTTTTTTTATTCCGGAAAACAAAAAAGTAGATGATTTACTACAAGACTTCCAGAAACGACGGGTTCATATGGCCATTGTCGTTGACGAATATGGTGGAACACGCGGTTTAGTAACGCTTGAAGATATTATTGAAGAGATTTTTGGGGATATCAATGACGAATTTGACGATGAAACCCCAGATGGCTATCGGCGAGAAGATGCCCAAACCGTTGTGTTTGAAGGCAAGATGGCCCTGACTGATGTTTGTCGGGTGTTAAACGTCGATACTACAACATTTGAAGCTGCTCAGGGAGACAGTGAATCGCTGGGGGGCTTATTACTCGAACTGTTCAACCGATTGCCTAAATCGGGTGAAGAAACCACCTATGCTGGCTTTGTATTTCAGGTATTATCTGCCGATGATAAACGCATTAACGAGGTGAGGGTCCGGAAAAATGATGTGGTTAAAGAAGCATAG
- a CDS encoding tetratricopeptide repeat protein yields the protein MNKFVLLVIVLAAALTVGLYTLPRVVVRNENKQLGGGRTTQTSGASRSGSDSLNVATNGDGSSIHEKPLSPEQQKRLVTLQTEFRKASPAQKEAVGVKLIALLHEVTRYDSAAHYAEEVAKTQPTERNLLRAGDEYFEAYTFAVDEKKTALLGQKTRDLYGQALAKNPNLLSAKANMAMTYVNTDTPMQGIMLLREVIKQDPTNELALFNLGLLAMRSNQYERAIDRFRQILVNNPSSRKAQFYLGVSLAEAGQKAEAKKVLAQVKQQEKDPQILAAVREYEERLSK from the coding sequence ATGAATAAATTCGTATTGCTTGTTATTGTATTGGCTGCCGCCCTAACAGTGGGGTTATACACCTTACCAAGGGTAGTTGTACGAAATGAGAATAAGCAACTTGGAGGAGGACGCACAACGCAAACGTCTGGCGCTAGTAGGTCCGGTTCCGATTCACTCAACGTAGCAACCAACGGCGATGGCTCTTCTATTCATGAAAAGCCCTTATCGCCCGAGCAGCAGAAACGCCTGGTGACTCTCCAAACGGAGTTTAGAAAAGCGTCCCCAGCACAGAAAGAAGCCGTCGGGGTGAAACTGATTGCCTTATTGCATGAGGTAACTCGCTACGACAGTGCGGCTCATTATGCAGAGGAAGTGGCTAAAACTCAACCAACGGAACGGAATTTATTACGAGCCGGCGATGAGTATTTTGAAGCGTACACCTTTGCTGTCGATGAAAAGAAAACGGCGCTCTTAGGACAAAAAACCCGTGATTTGTATGGGCAGGCGCTGGCTAAAAATCCAAATCTGCTATCGGCAAAGGCCAATATGGCCATGACTTACGTCAATACCGATACACCCATGCAGGGAATTATGCTTCTGCGTGAGGTGATCAAGCAGGACCCAACCAATGAACTCGCGTTGTTCAACTTAGGATTGCTAGCCATGCGATCCAACCAATATGAACGAGCGATTGATCGGTTTCGGCAGATTTTGGTCAATAACCCATCGAGCCGGAAAGCTCAGTTCTACCTGGGCGTAAGTCTGGCGGAAGCTGGCCAGAAAGCCGAAGCCAAAAAGGTACTGGCACAGGTAAAGCAACAAGAGAAAGACCCGCAGATTCTGGCCGCTGTTCGCGAATATGAAGAGCGGCTATCAAAATGA
- a CDS encoding single-stranded DNA-binding protein, which translates to MASLNKMTIIGNLGADPEVRYLDGGAVVATFNVATTEKYTTRNGEKVEQTEWFRIELWNEQAKVAEKYLKKGNSVYVEGRLRTELWTDKEGKERTSLRVRANTMQLLGSPNSSQGQDEPQYEAPRQQAAPAQPVSAPTRQQPAAPQAAQPQRQQAAPARREPEPVPFESNSGDDDLPF; encoded by the coding sequence ATGGCAAGTCTTAATAAGATGACAATTATCGGTAACTTAGGTGCCGATCCTGAAGTGCGTTATCTGGATGGTGGAGCTGTTGTGGCAACCTTCAACGTAGCAACTACCGAAAAATATACAACCCGGAATGGGGAGAAAGTTGAGCAGACAGAATGGTTTCGGATTGAGTTATGGAATGAACAGGCCAAGGTGGCTGAAAAATATTTAAAAAAAGGGAATTCTGTCTATGTTGAAGGTCGCCTTCGGACAGAACTATGGACGGACAAGGAGGGAAAAGAACGAACCTCATTGCGTGTGCGGGCTAATACAATGCAGTTGTTGGGTAGCCCTAACAGTAGTCAGGGTCAGGACGAACCTCAGTATGAAGCACCCCGCCAGCAGGCCGCTCCTGCACAACCCGTCAGTGCCCCCACCCGTCAGCAACCAGCAGCACCGCAGGCCGCTCAGCCCCAGCGTCAGCAGGCGGCCCCAGCGCGTCGGGAGCCTGAACCGGTACCCTTTGAGAGCAACAGTGGCGATGACGATTTGCCGTTCTAA
- a CDS encoding DUF3500 domain-containing protein has translation MKYVLSLLGCLIFSFSQLQVWGQIAPSPKTLPVQQRVKDEMTDAANLFLGMLTAEQRQKATYAFDNEERFNWHFVPRERKGLPLKQMTPEQRTAAMAMLKTALSLQGYEKATSIIDMENVLRVIDNRPPNDVYRDPENYSFTFFGDPAAKDPWSWRIEGHHLSLQFIGLAGKVVAQTPTFFGSNPAVLKFDSSMADKRMSDPRVASLPQKGRAIFKQETEKAFALLKTLTSDQRKQAVLDAVAYPEMVTSNKRKASLERMDGVRMADMNAEQRKLFMDLLQIYLTNYRITLAKQQLDKLEKNGLDNLRFGWAGDMTPTLGEGKGWYYRIHGPTILIEYDNTQTNANHIHTVVRDLTNDWGEDLLQEHYKNASHDKH, from the coding sequence ATGAAATACGTACTTTCCCTTTTAGGCTGTCTGATTTTCAGTTTCAGTCAGCTACAAGTTTGGGGCCAGATTGCTCCGTCGCCTAAAACGTTGCCTGTTCAACAGCGCGTTAAAGATGAAATGACGGATGCCGCAAACCTGTTTTTAGGCATGCTTACTGCGGAACAGCGTCAGAAAGCCACTTACGCATTCGACAATGAAGAGCGATTTAACTGGCATTTCGTGCCGAGAGAACGGAAAGGATTACCGCTAAAGCAGATGACGCCCGAGCAGCGCACAGCTGCCATGGCTATGCTTAAAACGGCGTTAAGCCTGCAAGGCTACGAAAAAGCGACGTCCATTATAGATATGGAGAATGTGTTGCGCGTGATTGATAACCGCCCGCCTAATGACGTATATCGTGATCCGGAAAATTATTCCTTTACTTTTTTTGGCGATCCAGCTGCGAAAGACCCCTGGAGCTGGCGCATTGAAGGTCACCATTTATCGCTTCAATTTATTGGGTTAGCCGGTAAAGTAGTGGCTCAGACGCCTACGTTTTTTGGTAGTAACCCAGCCGTGCTGAAATTTGACTCTAGCATGGCCGATAAACGTATGTCGGACCCACGCGTAGCTAGTCTGCCCCAAAAAGGGAGAGCGATATTTAAACAGGAAACCGAGAAAGCCTTCGCATTGCTCAAAACGCTAACCTCCGACCAACGCAAGCAGGCGGTACTGGATGCTGTAGCGTATCCTGAAATGGTTACCAGCAACAAACGTAAGGCATCACTGGAGCGAATGGACGGGGTAAGGATGGCGGATATGAATGCAGAGCAACGTAAATTGTTTATGGACCTATTGCAGATTTATCTGACTAATTACCGAATTACGCTGGCTAAGCAGCAATTAGACAAACTAGAAAAAAATGGATTGGATAATTTGCGGTTTGGCTGGGCAGGAGATATGACACCAACATTAGGAGAGGGAAAAGGATGGTATTATCGAATTCATGGACCAACCATTCTGATCGAATATGACAACACCCAAACGAATGCTAATCACATTCATACCGTTGTCCGTGATTTGACTAATGACTGGGGCGAAGATTTGCTTCAGGAGCATTACAAAAACGCTAGTCATGACAAGCATTAG
- a CDS encoding S8 family peptidase, with product MKKLLISASVCLLSMAAWAQETQWYLQDKTDNTAGISVERTYRELLKDRKATPVVVAVIDGGIDTTHEDLRRVLWVNPKEIAGNGKDDDKNGYVDDIHGWNFIGGKDGRNVSYETAEVTRLYVQLKPKYEGKDRKILKPTEQKEYDLYQKTKAELEKNQSEYKAQYQGISQFYTQYSSAVDNLKKVLKVAKLDTMTLRKASDTLTDAALKRPVMGVLRLLRQQGAADTDVVMSELEKANEQLKARAEYNYNPEFDSRAIVGDNPNDLTDHNYGNADIAGPRADHGTHVAGIIGADRTNKLGVMGISDAVQIMGVRAVPDGDERDKDVANAIRYAVDNGAQIINMSFGKDYSPQRTVVEDAERYALSKGVLMIHAAGNDGKDIDTAANYPAPRFIDGSAIPNVITVGASALPNTNELIASFSNYGKQNVDVFAPGKDIYSTVPGSKYENNSGTSMASPVVAGVAAVLKSYFPKLTYADIKRIILQSATPYSTKVTRPESTDTIAFNTLSKTGGIVNLYDAVKMAIAEEASSGKAK from the coding sequence ATGAAGAAACTCCTTATCAGTGCGTCGGTTTGTTTGCTTTCGATGGCAGCTTGGGCGCAGGAAACGCAGTGGTATCTGCAAGATAAAACCGATAATACGGCTGGTATAAGCGTTGAGCGAACCTATCGCGAGTTGCTTAAAGATCGTAAAGCCACACCCGTGGTGGTGGCGGTAATAGACGGTGGTATTGATACAACCCACGAAGATTTACGTCGGGTACTATGGGTCAATCCAAAGGAAATTGCCGGAAACGGGAAGGACGATGATAAAAACGGCTATGTCGATGATATCCATGGCTGGAATTTCATTGGCGGTAAAGATGGCCGTAATGTTAGCTATGAAACCGCCGAAGTTACCCGTCTCTATGTCCAGTTAAAACCCAAATACGAAGGGAAAGACCGGAAAATACTGAAGCCAACTGAGCAGAAAGAGTACGATTTGTACCAAAAAACGAAGGCTGAATTAGAGAAAAATCAGTCGGAGTATAAGGCACAGTATCAGGGTATCAGCCAGTTCTATACGCAGTATTCATCGGCTGTCGATAACCTGAAAAAAGTGTTGAAGGTAGCGAAACTGGATACGATGACACTGCGGAAAGCATCTGACACGCTCACCGATGCGGCCTTGAAGCGGCCGGTTATGGGCGTGTTGAGGCTGTTACGCCAACAGGGAGCTGCGGATACGGATGTGGTTATGAGCGAGCTTGAAAAAGCAAATGAGCAACTTAAAGCTCGTGCGGAATATAACTACAACCCTGAATTTGATAGCCGCGCTATTGTAGGAGACAATCCAAATGATCTGACAGACCACAACTATGGTAATGCTGACATTGCCGGCCCTCGTGCCGATCATGGCACACACGTAGCCGGAATTATCGGGGCCGATCGTACCAATAAACTTGGTGTAATGGGTATATCCGATGCGGTTCAGATCATGGGTGTACGGGCCGTTCCTGATGGCGATGAACGCGATAAAGACGTTGCTAATGCAATCCGCTATGCAGTCGACAATGGCGCACAGATCATCAATATGAGCTTTGGGAAGGATTATTCGCCCCAGCGTACTGTGGTAGAGGATGCCGAACGGTATGCCCTCTCGAAAGGTGTTTTAATGATCCATGCCGCCGGAAACGACGGGAAAGATATTGACACTGCAGCCAACTATCCGGCTCCCCGGTTCATTGATGGCTCCGCTATTCCGAATGTGATTACTGTAGGAGCTAGTGCTTTACCCAATACCAATGAGCTGATCGCTAGTTTTTCGAACTATGGCAAACAGAATGTAGATGTATTTGCCCCCGGCAAAGATATTTATTCGACCGTACCAGGTAGCAAATATGAGAACAACAGTGGTACGAGCATGGCCTCGCCCGTTGTTGCAGGTGTAGCTGCTGTGCTCAAATCCTACTTCCCCAAGTTGACATACGCTGACATTAAACGGATTATTTTACAATCAGCGACGCCCTATTCAACAAAGGTTACCCGACCCGAATCGACCGACACGATTGCCTTCAACACGCTGTCGAAAACGGGGGGTATTGTAAACCTGTATGATGCGGTGAAGATGGCAATTGCAGAAGAGGCCTCGTCTGGAAAAGCAAAGTAA